In one Poecilia reticulata strain Guanapo linkage group LG8, Guppy_female_1.0+MT, whole genome shotgun sequence genomic region, the following are encoded:
- the sun1b gene encoding SUN domain-containing protein 1 isoform X4: MLRRSLRLQNSGSHYNTESVTDHSLNHGSSYIDTRKETRTPRNRKQKSTSSSVSLSLSQISTPRQILSFSAASTPIDRTSHENVTTYDVSRLXSAQEQYHLRQRRGTAIRSATTVDGQWEQHSSQSSSNINGEASFSTSNASSPNGYICKDCSFHSQQSDSRVTRSSLKSLSSSSSLSCQAAELSTDGLTSVASPYTNIYTRDRSRRNKSGVLKSISNSCVRYSKKALSPIVSLVSVVYSSLVWLGTRTTSSAEKGVSMDVSTGVRTSYSDLYSGSLTQVWPSSLSKLWLFKQTTRQRMMGSKGHGFEEQGHSSFCGSMNVKDLVTGETSHLSLNGSLCDDCKGKQYSESRTVAVTPVPKSQRLVGALWSILAYTGSCLLLPGRHVLAGGKALGSGIITGTQSLLSCVWAILAAPVNAGKGLMWFLARGWYQLVSLMSLANVFFLTQCLPKLWKLLLPLLLFLLLLLLWWWWPPFTGALLTYFPAMNLTEWSSTSRFGFFSNLAAVPAAVPATETPMEQAHNTPVSQATPIFPSDAIHSGVDLHRLEVVERQLAALWEKVQMGNQKQDQRHSNVLSLYSSLKEQVHSQNERESLEAWVSSMMEQRLGVMRGVLQRENLNLAQSSEQQKLQQESQAAHLANLELLLRTLTTKTEEMQQKQQQFEDEAKQREKAASKAAADTAPVSVDVKQEDHNSLLLEMQRLEAELSKIRGDLQGFAGCKGKCEQLNTLQQTISGQVSSQLRKELKNLFFGSDESADQQQGEIPESLIQWLSQRYVSTPDLQAALASIEMSILKNISLQLEHSRAQVLGEAESRARSVFETVRGTVRHTSTTEGLSEEDVNLIVQNALKLYSQDRTGQVDYALESGGGSILSTRCSETYETKTALMSLFGLPLWYFSQSPRVVIQPDVYPGNCWAFKGSQGYLVIRLSLRIRPTSFGVEHIPKTLSPTGNIASAPRNFTVFGLDDEYQEEGTLLGHYTYEEDGGSLQIFPVKEKNDKVFQIVEVRVLSNWGHPEYTCLYRFRVHGEPLPE; encoded by the exons ATGTTACGGCGGAGCCTCCGTCTGCAGAACAGCGGCAGTCATTACAACACCGAGAGTGTAACTGATCACTCCCTGAACCATGGCAGCAGTTACATCGACACCAGGAAAGAGACGCG GACGCCGCgaaacagaaagcagaagtCCACATCCAGCTCTGTGTCTTTATCCCTGAGCCAAATATCAACACCGAGACAAATCCTGTCCTTCTCTGCTGCCAGTACCCCGATTGACAGAACAAGTCACGAAAACGTCACAACGTATGACGTCTCGCGGCTCKCGTCAGCTCAAGAGCAGTATCACCTRAGGCAGCGCAGAGGAACCGCCATCAGATCTGCAACTACTGTGGATGGACAGTGGG AGCAACACTCCAGCCAGAGCTCATCAAACATCAACGGAGAAGCCAGCTTTTCGACGTCCAACGCTTCGTCCCCTAATGGTTACATTTGCAAAGATTGCTCGTTTCACTCTCAGCAAAGTGACTCCCGTGTGACGCGRTCATCATTGAAATCGCTATCATCCTCATCATCGTTATCCTGCCAAGCAGCAGAACTTTCCACCGATGGCCTCACCTCCGTAGCTTCACCTTACACAAATATTTATACCAGAGACAGGAGTCGAAGGAACAAGTCGG GTGTCCTGAAGTCAATATCTAACTCATGTGTGCGCTACAGCAAAAAAGCCCTGTCCCCCATTGTGTCCTTAGTCTCCGTTGTCTACAGCAGTTTGGTCTGGCTGGGTACAAGAACCACGAGCTCAGCAGAAAAAG GGGTGTCAATGGATGTGTCAACAGGAGTCCGAACCTCGTACTCAGACTTGTACTCAGGCTCCTTGACACAAGTGTGGCCCTCGAGTTTGTCCAAACTTTGGCTGTTTAAGCAGACCACTCGCCAAAGGATGATGGGCTCCAAAGGTCATGGCTTTGAAGAACAAG GCCACTCAAGTTTCTGTGGAAGCATGAATGTGAARGACCTGGTCACTGGAGAAACATCACATCTTAGCCTCAATGGCTCCCTGT GTGACGACTGTAAAGGAAAGCAGTACTCTGAGTCTCGCACTGTCGCCGTTACACCAGTCCCCAAGTCACAGCGCTTGGTGGGGGCGCTGTGGAGCATCCTAGCTTACACAG GTtcctgtctgctgctgcctggTCGCCATGTGCTTGCTGGAGGTAAAGCTTTAGGTTCAGGAATCATCACAGGGACACAAAGCCTTCTCTCATGCGTCTGGGCCATCCTAGCAGCCCCAG TAAACGCAGGAAAGGGACTGATGTGGTTTCTTGCAAGAGGATGGTACCAACTGGTGTCTCTCATGTCTCTCGCCAACGTCTTCTTTCTAACTCA aTGCCTTCCCAAACTCTGGAAGCTCCTGTTgcctcttttgcttttcttactACTTCTGC TTTTATGGTGGTGGTGGCCCCCGTTCACCGGTGCCCTGCTTACCTACTTTCCAGCCATGAACCTCACAGAGTGGAGCTCTACATCTAGGTTTGGCTTCTTCTCTAACTTGGCTGCTGTTCCCGCTGCTGTCCCTGCAACAGAGACTCCCATGGAGCAGGCTCATAACACTCCCGTCTCCCAAGCAACA CCGATCTTCCCCTCAGACGCCATCCACAGTGGCGTGGATCTGCACCGCCTCGAAGTTGTTGAGCGACAGCTGGCGGCGTTGTGGGAGAAAGTCCAGATGGGAAACCAGAAGCAGGATCAGCGTCACAGCAATGTTCTCAGTCTCTACAGCTCACTGAAAGAGCAGGTCCACAGTCAGAACGAAAGGGAGAGCTTAGAAGCCTGGGTGTCCTCTATGATGGAGCAGCGACTGGGTGTGATGCGAGGAGTACTGCAGCGCGAGAACTTAAACTTAGCACAG agttcagagcagcagaaactgCAACAGGAAAGTCAGGCAGCACATCTGGCTAATTTAGAGCTTCTGCTCAGAACTTTGACAACCAAGACTGAG GAGATGCAGCAGAAGCAACAGCAGTTTGAGGATGAGGCGAAGCAACGGGAGAAAGCGGCTTCTAAGGCGGCTGCAGACACAGCTCCTGTCAG TGTGGATGTGAAGCAGGAGGACCATAACTCTCTATTGCTGGAGATGCAGAGACTTGAGGCAGAGCTGAGTAAAATCAGAGGAGACCTGCAGGGTTTCGCAGGATGTAAGGGCAAATGCGAGCAGCTGAACACTCTGCAGCAGACT ATATCTGGTCAAGTGTCCTCGCAGTTGCGGAAGGAGCTGAAAAATCTGTTCTTCGGCAGCGATGAATCAGCGGACCAGCAGCAGGGTGAGATCCCCGAGTCGCTGATCCAATGGCTGTCGCAGCGTTACGTGAGCACGCCCGACCTGCAGGCGGCGCTGGCCTCCATCGAGATGAGcatcctgaaaaacatttcGCTTCAACTGGAGCACAGTCGAGCCCAGGTTCTGGGCGAGGCAGAGTCCAGAGCCAGAAGCGTCTTTGAGACAGTAAGAGGGACGGTCCGGCACACTTCTACAACTGAGGGCCTGTCTGAAGAG GACGTGAATCTGATTGTTCAGAATGCCCTGAAGCTCTACTCTCAGGACCGGACGGGTCAGGTGGACTACGCCCTGGAGTCTGGAG GTGGTAGCATCCTTAGCACCCGCTGCTCCGAGACTTATGAGACAAAGACAGCCCTCATGAGTCTGTTCGGCCTTCCACTCTGGTACTTCTCCCAGTCTCCACGTGTTGTAATCCAG CCGGATGTGTATCCTGGCAACTGCTGGGCATTTAAAGGCTCTCAAGGTTATCTGGTGATCAGGCTCTCCCTGAGGATTCGTCCAACATCCTTCGGTGTGGAGCACATCCCTAAGACGCTTTCTCCAACAGGAAACATCGCCAGTGCTCCTCGCAACTTCACTGTCTTT gGTCTCGATGATGAGTACCAAGAAGAGGGAACGCTGCTGGGGCACTACACATACGAGGAAGATGGTGGTTCTTTGCAGATCTTCCCCGTTAAG gAGAAAAACGACAAGGTGTTCCAGATCGTAGAGGTTCGGGTTCTATCTAACTGGGGTCACCCAGAATACACCTGCTTATATCGCTTCAGGGTCCACGGAGAACCACTTCCCGAATGA